In Clostridium thermosuccinogenes, the genomic stretch CTGAGCAGGTTTGAGGACAGCTACAAAAAATATGTACAGCAGGTTGCAGGGTACTGGGGAGCAGGCGGGTCTGTAGAATCCATCGCCAATGAGGCTATTCGCATGGCAGGTACCATGATCAGCATACTGCCTCTCCTGATTGTTTACTTCCTGCTGCAGAAGCATTTTGTAGAGAGCATAGAACGTACAGGCATAACGGGAGAATAACCATTTTACTGCTTATGATGGCTTTTAAGCCAATATGATATAACCCGGAAATATCCGGCCATTATTAAAAAAAAGACCAGCTAATTAAAGTCAAGAGCTTTTTTTGAAAAATAAAAGAATTTTTCAAAAAACACATGAGCTAAAAAAGGCATGACAACAAGACCACCCAGGTGAAGTAGACATAAAATAGCTGGTCCAAAATAGTAAGTTGCTCTTTGAAAACTAAACATCAAGTAACAGTACTATTAAGCTGCTGTATGCTTTGCTGCAAGATTCTTCGCATGTTCCTGAGGGCTACGTAGCTGATAAGGCTTTCTATCCCTAAGAACAGCAAAAATATAATTAACAAGCTTACGCATAACAGCTCCTAAGGCCACTTTTTTAGGCTTGTTCTGGCATTTGTTTTTGTAATATTCCATCAGTACAGGGTTGCAAGCTGTTTTGTCACGCTTAGTGCGGATATTAGCAAGAGCAATTGTGAAAAGTACCCTGCGAAGCAGCCTTGACCCCCTTTTTGACATCTTGTTTTGTGTGCCGGTAAACTCTCCGGACTGCATTACAGAGGGGTCAATGCCGAAATAAGCAACTAGCTTGCCTGGCTTTGAAAAAGCTGAAAAGTCGCCAATTTCAGCCAGAATGGTAACAGCAGAGATAAGTCCTATACCTGGAATGCTTTGTAGAAGCTCGAGAGTCAGTGCCAGCATGGGTATGTCCTTTGCCATATCTTCAGCAATCAATGAACGAATGGCTTTGAGGACTTTCTCAAGGTTTTCCTCCAAGGTTTTAATCATAGAGATATACACCCCAAGCATGGCAATATTTGAAGAGTTATTAATGCTCAAAGGTGCAAATTCTCTGGCCTTGGAGACCAAAAGCTCATACTTTGCAGTTGACCACTTAAGGCTTCTGCGGGAATTCTTTTGTATCAGTGCAATCAACTTGTTTCTGTTGGCTTTAAGAATATGCACAGGCGTAGGATATTTTTCTAATACTGCGAGAGCAGCCTTTGAAAAGATGTTAGGGAATACATCCTTGAAGTTTAGCATGAGTTGGTCAACAATACCTGTAAGCCTGTTTTTGTAGGCAGTAAGTTCGTCAGAGAGCTTGTAGTACTGTCGGCAAAGGCTTCGCAGACATTCAATATCTTCATCTGGGATATTAGTAGTTTTAAGCTCCTGAAATCTGTATAGCAGGGCAATTTTCCGGGCATCAACTTTATCATTTTTCACTTTCCTGATTCCAATATTTTTGATAGAATCAGTTTGGATGGGGTTTATGATGGAAACCTCAAATCCAGCTTTACAAAGTGAATGGAAAAGGATTTTGTGATAGTGCCCGGTGGATTCCATGACGACGAAAGGCCTAGAATCAAAGTCCTTTTCCGTTTTTTTCAGTAATTTAACGGCTCTTTCAACGTCAGAACTGGAATCATGGCGGATCTTCATGCGGGCAATTACTTCATTGGATGGAGAAAGAATTGCCATCTCACTAAAGAATTTACCTACATCGATTCCTGCCATAGGTCTGAAATTCATAAAAAATGCCTCCTTTACAAGATGAATGGACTTAAAAGTCTCCATTCCTTCCCATGTAAGCAAACAACCTTGCATGTGACACGAGGAACCAGCTTTAAGCTGGCCTCAACCAGCCAAATCATGTAGACTTACCGGAATGGATAAATACTCTTTTTTACGGGTAATCGGCCCGCTAAGGTCCGTCCCAGGAGGTGAAACACACACCTTCCAAGTCCGGAAAATATTATACATGATTGTCAAAGTTCAGGCCAACAGATGCTGGCATAATGGCTAAGATGTGAAGCCGGATGATGTGCTTGATGTTTGGAAAAGTATGAAGCTTAAAATGTTATGTTAACTATAAAAATTGATGGGTCAAACAGTGGCTTTGGTCACTGATTTAATACAATATTAATTGTACAAGGAGGAGTAAAATTATGACTAAAAAGTTAATTGCGCTACTGCTGGTATTGGTCATGACACTTTCAGTGATGACGGCCTGCAGCAAGGGGGATGATGGTAAATCTTCAACTACACCCTCATCTACTCCTGCAGCTGATGCACCAGCTACATCCGGTGACGAATCTTCAGGGGATGCTGGAGATGCTGGAAAGGATGCCGGAGGATTGCCGCCCATGACTACCGACAACATCACCTTGACTTATGCTTGCTGGGGATTAGCGGAAAAAGGTGAAATCGAGGTAAGGGATAAGCAGTTGGCGGCTTTTATGGAAGCTTACCCGAACATCAAAGTGGAATTCGTTGAAATTGAACAGGGCTCCTGGGACGAGGCTCTGTATAACAGAGCGGCAGCAGGTACTTTGCCCGATGTATTCTGGGTGTTCTCGGTTACCAACGCCGTAAAAAACCAGTGGGCACTGGATGTAACCGATATGTTTGATGCCGACCCGGATACTCAGGAAATATATCCCGGTATCAGGGAGATTTCCAAGATCAATGGCAGAAGATACCATGTTCCTGGCATCATGTTCCCCCATATGATATTCCTGAACAAAACCTTATTTGACAAGTATAATGTGCCGCTTCCAAGTTACGACTGGACTTTCGAGGATTTCAAAAAGATAGCTGAGGAGATCACCCATCCTGAAGAGTATTATTTTGGAACTTCCAACCCAATATATTACGATCTGATGGATGCATGGTACAATGGCACTACCCGTTATGGATGGGACGGACAAAACTACAACCTTGGTCAGACTTGGGTTGATGCCTGGAATTTAAGACTTGACTGGATTGACCGAAAAGTAGTGGAATGGATGAGTGCAGAGGAAAAAGAGCAGGTATTGGGAGATCCTTCTGCATGGCCTCCAGGAAAAGGGCGTGTTGCTATGCATATAGACTGGCCCTGGACTATAGCTCACTTTGAAGATGTCGTATCTCCTGAAACAGGATGTGAGTTCCTCTACTATCCGCTGCCGCAAGGACCTACAGGACGTCAGATGGCTATAGTTGATAACAGCGTTATCTCTGCGACCACCCAGCATCCAAGAGAGGCATGGGAACTGCAGAAATGGACTACATGGGGAGTGGAGGCTTGCAAAAACCGTTTCGAAGGATATAAAGAGGCTGGAGCACCCCTGTCCCGTATGCCTGTAATAACCAACAAGGAAGTTTGGCAGCAGATCATTGATGCCGCTCCTAATGAAGCCCTGAAAGCATTCTATGAGCATTTGACCGATATCGTACCTTCTCCGTGGCCTATTGCTCCGGGTTGGGGCGAATTTGAAGCGTGGATGGCTGAACAGGATATGTGGGGTAAGCTGGAGAGACGTGAAGTGCGTCCTGAAGATGTTGTGAAAGAGCTGAATGACAAACTGAACGAGTTCAAGCAGCAGTATATCGTTTCCATTGATTATTAATTATAATCAGTCATACGGGGATTCTTCCCTGTATGACTGCATCTTGTTATTTTTATCAGGTTTGGGGGTCGCAGTATGAGCGTAAGACAAATAACCAGAATAAATCCGAAGGGGTTTCACAGAAGCCAGTTAAAAATTTATGCCTATTTATTGCCCTTGGCAATATTTATGCTGTTGCCTATTTTATATATATTGAACCACGCTTTTAAGCCAGTTAATGAGTTGTTTGCCTTTCCGCCCAGGTTTTTTGTAGAGCACCCTACGCTGGAAAACTTCAGGAAGCTGTTTCAGGCGACGCAGCAGTCAGGCATCCCCATCGGACGGTATGTTTTCAACAGCATCGTGGTGACGGTTTTGGTGGTGTTTCTCACCGTGCTGATAAGCACCATGGCGGGTTTTGCCCTTTCAAAGCTGAAATTCAAGGGAAAAAACGTCTTGTTTGAAATCAATACCCTGGCTTTGATGTTCGTACCTGTGGCAGTCATGATCCCGAGGTATTTGACCATTGACAAGCTTCATATCATGGATACTTATCTGGCTCACATACTTCCGTTGTTATCCATGCCGGTAGGACTTTTCCTCATAAAACAGTTTATTGACCAGGTTCCGGATGAACTGATAGAAGCAGCGGTGGTGGACGGTGCTTCAATTTATAAAATATATTATAAAATCATCATACCGATGATCCGGCCGGCAATAGCTACAGTGGCTATATTGTCCTTTCAGTCGGTATGGAACAACACTGAAACCTCCACTTTGTTTGTAACTCAGGAGAGCATGAGAACTTTAGCTTTCTTTATGAACTCCCTGTCTTCCAACACAAATGTTGTGGCAGGACAGGGTATTGCGGCAGCTGCGGGCCTTATCATGTTCATACCCAATATTGTCCTCTTCATAATACTTCAGAGCAATGTGATGAACACTATGGCATACTCCGGCATGAAATAATCTGTTGTTTCGGCTGGAATCCGCCGATGGTGCCGTGATGGAAAGTGCTTACATGCCTTATAGGGAAAGGAGATACCCTTCCTTTTCCAATAGAGGCGATATTATAAAAGGATGAGGAGTGGATAGTTTTTGAAATTTATAAGGTGCCTTAGAGCAATAGCTGTAGTGTTATCTATCCAGATGCTGCTTGCCTCCCTCATCGGCTGTGACAGTGGACAATCTGATAACAGAGAGGTTGATGAAAGAATGGCGGAAAAAATACCTTACGAATTCAAGGTTGCCGAAACGTATAAAAACCCAATGGAGATTGCCGGACAGCACGGGGTTTGCCAATATACTGCAGGAAAGGAATACGGCATCGGCGATCCCTTCGTCATGCGCTATAATGGAAAATACTACCTGTATCCTTCCTCCTGCGAGAACAAGGTAAAGGTTTTTGAATCTACCGATCTGGTGAACTGGGAATATAAGGGCTATGTCACCGAAGGCTCGGATGTATATTTTGCTTATGCTCCTGAAGTGGTTTATTATGACGGCATGTTCTATATGACCACATCTCCGGAAGGAAAAGGGCATTACATTTTGAAGAGTGAGAGTCCTCTGGGGCCATTTAAGCGTATCACAGATAATTTCGGGCATGTGATTGACGGGTCTTTTTGGATTGATGATGATGACAGGTTGCTTTTTATCTTTCCCGAGGCATCCATTATAAAGGCTGCGGAAATAGATACAAAAACCATGCTCCCGGTTGCCAAAAGGACCCATTTCAATGCTACACTTAAGGGATGGACCGAAGGACCCGGCATTTTCAGAAGAGGAGAATATCATTATCTGACTTACACCGGCAACCATGTGCTTAGCAGGGGATACAGGGTGGCCTATTCCTATACCAAAGGGAACAATCCCTTAGGACAGTATATAATGCCCGAGGATAATATCCTGTATATACGCTCAGAGCATGACGACGAATATACGGGTCTTGGGCACAGCTCAAATGTCATAGGCCCGGATCTGGACAGCATTTATGCTCCCTATCACAATCTGGTAGGCCTGGCCGGTCCCCAGAGAAGATACTGCCTGGACCGGTTGCTGACCAATGGCAGCGTTGTTTACAGTACGGGACCAACCAGCTTTGATGTTCCTATTCCTGCCATGCCGGAGATATACGGATGGCTGGACGATCCGAAAGATACTGCTGCAGAGAAGCACTTCGTGATAAACGATGATGGTGTCACAAGCAAAAATGAGGTGCAGGATGTATTTACTGCGGAATATAACTTCAGGCTGGATGGATCGGAGAAAAGCCCGGTGGATCTCAAGTTTGGAATAAAAGGTGCATCCTGGTGGGCAGTCAGGGTAGATACCGAAAAAAATACTCTCAGCCTGTTGTCTGTTGAAGATGGGAATGAGAAGACCATAGCCTCCGAAAAGATACACGTGTCCCATGGATATACCAGATTGTGCACGGTTCGAGTGGAGAATACTGCCGCCGTAAGCTATATATATTTCAATTCAGCGCGCAAGCTGACCGTGAAAAATGCAGGTATCACCGGGGGCAAGATAGGTGCTTCCGGCAAGGGCGTCACATTTGGATATATCGGTGCCAACAGCGACGCTTTGGGATCGGGGGATTACGATGCTGTCAAGAACATACCGGGCAAGTTTGCAGCAATGCATTATATAAAAGGAGAAAACAGGGGCTTTAATATATCCAAAGCCGCTTTAAAGCCTGAAGGGATACGATATGGAGAAAAGGAAAACAGCATATTGAACAAGGACGGCTCTTATTCTTTAGTTCTTGACACACCCGGAGATTATGTAGTATACCCGGTAAATGTAAGCAACGACGGCATGTACAGCGTAGGTGCAAAGCTTGCTCCGGAAAGCAGTGGCGCGGTATATGAGTTGATTATGGATGGGGACACGGAACAGACATATCGTTTTACCGTACCGGAAACGGAAGGTGTAAAAACCGACAATGTCAGCGTAAATTTGGGAACACTGCCGCTTAAGGCAGGATTTCATACCATGACTTTGCGGCTTTTAAAAGGTGAAATGAAGATCAATATGTTTGAGTTCTACTCATCCGCGAAAGAGCCATGGGCTTACAAGAGCGTTTTTAAGATCAATGAAGACAGAAAAGACTGGATATTTTACGGACCATGGAGAATGAGCAGCGGAAAACTGACCATAGGAGAAGGAAATAGCGGTTTTGCCTTAATCGGCGAAACAGGCATGAATGATTATGTTATTGAGGCTGATGTGGACATACCGCGAAAAGGAGCAGGGGATTCCGGTCTGATGTTCAGGGTGACCAATCCTTCCATTATGGAACACCAGGTACGGGAATCTTTTATAGGGTATGGCATCAGCATTGGAGATGGCAGCATTACCCTCAGCAAATATAATTACGGGAAGATCGGCAACAGCCAAATCGTAAGCATCAAAGAGATAAAAGGCTCAGATAAGGTTAAACTGAAGGTGGTTGTCAGCAACAACATCTTCCGGATATATATAAATGACCAGGAAAAACCGGTTCTTGAATACATGGATGCACAAGCCTGGCTTCATGGAAAAGTGGGCTTCTATAGCTTTGGAAAGGAACTGACGGTCAACAACCTGTCTGTAGTTTCTATAGATAATGAAAAATAAGGAATAGATAAACGAAAAACTAACACGGGATTTATACGAAAGAACATTTATACGAAAAGGAGAGACAAAGATGCAGGTAAATAATACGGCAATACCTAGGCCAGAACATCCCAGGCCGGATTTTGAGAGGAAACACTGGATGAACCTTAACGGAACATGGAGATTTGATTTTGATGATACCGACAGGGGTGAGAAGGAAAAGTGGCATTTAGATCACGATTTTGAAAGGGAGATAACTGTTCCTTTTTGCTATCAAAGCAAGTTGAGCGGTATAGGCGACGAATCCCATCATGAGGTGCTGTGGTACCAGCGGGAATTCACAGTACCGTCGGATTTTGACGGCAAGCGGATTTTTCTGCACTTTGGAGCGGTGGATTATTTTGCAAAGGTCTGGGTGGATGGTGTTTATCTGGGCAGCCATACAGGCGGATATTTACCCTTCAAATTTGATATAACCGATTATGTAAAGACAGATGCGACAACAACCCATAAGGTCACGGTACGGGTGGAGGACAGCAGATCCTGTATACAACCTAGAGGCAAGCAGAACTGGAAGGATGAGCCTTTCGGCTGCTGGTACACGCCTGTAAGCGGAATATGGCAGACAGTCTGGCTGGAAGCAGCAGGCATGGTTTATGCCGAAAGGGTAAGAATTACCCCGAATGTGGATGAGAGGAGCGTCTTTTTTGAAACTTACTTAAATTCTGTACCTGAAGAGGCTAAATTGCAGATAACCATCAGCTATCAAGGGGAAAAGGTCAATCAAATACTTACCGATGTAAAAGAACGCTGCATCAGGACTACCATAAACCTGCTGGAAACCGACAAGGTGGATGCAATTCATTACTGGTGGCCTTCCAATCCCTGCCTCTATGATGTGGACATTACCGTGTATTCCGGAGAAGCGGCCATAGATCAAGTATCGACTTACTTTGGGATGAGAAAGGTACACTGTGATAATGGCTGGGTATACATCAACAATATACCCTTCTATCAAAAGCTTATACTTGATCAAGGCTATTGGCCCGACAGCCTGCTGACACCTCCCAGCGACGAGGCCATCATCCTTGACATAGAAATGACCAAAAAGTTTGGATATAACGGAGCGCGAAAGCATCAGAAAATAGAAGATCCGCGATATTATTACTGGGCGGATAAAATGGGGCTGCTGGTGTGGGGTGAGTTGCCCAGTTCCTATGACTTTTGCACTGAAGAGATGGAAAACATCTTTGATACCATGAAAGGCTTCATAGACCGGGATTATAACCATCCGTGCATCATTACCTGGGTGCCCCTGAACGAATCCTGGGGTGTTCGCAATATATATGCCGATAAAAAGCAGCAGAAATTTGCCCGAGGCCTTTACCATTTGATCAAGGCTCTGGACGACAGCCGCCTGGTGAGCACCAATGACGGTTGGGAACATGTGGATACGGATATTGTTTCCATACACGATTACACCGCCTGGGGGCATGAGCTGTCTCCGGAATACAGCGATATAGACCAGGCAGTGAAAGGTGCGCCCAACAAATACCGCAACACTTTCGCCAAAGGCTTTAATTATACCGGCCAGCCTGTCCTGTGCACGGAGTATGGTGGAATAGCCTTTGAAAAGGACAGTGGAAACGGTAATTGGGGTTATAACGGTGCGGTAAAGGATGAGGAGGAATTCCTGAAACGCTTTGGAGACATAACCCGGGCTTTCAAAGCCATGCCGTACATGAGAGGCTACTGCTACACCCAGCTTACCGATGTGTTTCATGAGGTAAACGGGTTGATGGATATGAACAGAAAACCAAAGGTAGATCCCGGCAGGGTGGCTGAAATTAACAAGTAGATCAGCCGTTGCCCTGCCTTGCAGGTAGGAGAAGGTTATGAAGCATTTTAAGCGTGCAATTGGCACAGCGTTCATATTGGCTTGCTCTATAATTTATTTGGCAGTAGTCCCGGTAGGATGCACCAGGACTACTGCAGTTTACAAACCAAAAGAAAATGAATGGAAGGTAGATAGCATGATTAAAAACCCTATAATCCTTCCGGAAAAGCCGGGGGATGGTGCTGCAGATCCTTTTATCATGAGGTATAACGGCTGGTATTATCTGTACACAACAGGCGTTGTGAACATCTGGCGCTCAAAGGATCTGGCCAACTGGTCCTATGTCGGAACGGCAAATGATGCTAAACCCCTATCGGCGGCATATGCACCGGAGGTTTATTACTGGAACGGAAAGTTCTACATGTATACTTCCCCGGCAGGCAACGGGCATTATATACTGGAGGCGGATGAGCCTACAGGCCCCTTCATCCGTGTGACGGAAAACCTGGGTTTGTCTATCGATGGCTCCATCTTTATTGATGATGACGGTTCATGGCATTTCACCCGCGCTGATTCCAGGGGAATTATCGGGCATGAGATGTCTTCTCCCACAGAAATCGATCCAAAAGGAGTAAATTTAGGAGCATATATGGGGCACTGGACGGAAGGCCCGATGATTATAAAACGGAATGGACGCTATTTCATGACCTATACCGGAAATCATTTTCAAAGCAGAGGGTACCGGGTGAATTATTGCGTGTCGGAAGAAGGACCCTTCGGACCTTATAACAAGCCATCCGATAGTCCTATCCTGATAAATGACATGGATATTTCCCGTTCCCTGGGACACAGCTCCTTTGTATACGGGCCAGACCTTGATTCCATGTATATAGCATACCATTCCTATACAGTCAACATTTCGCCCAGAGTGCTCAATATTGACAGGCTATCCTTTAATGGCAGCCGCATGTATGTCAACGGGCCAACCTGGTTTGAAATGCCTGTAGCCGACATGCCCAGCTATGCTCTCTGGCCTGAGGACGATCCGGCTTCACAAATGGACAGAACATCTCTGGATAATATGGAGAGCTTGCTGTCAAAGGAGGAAACCGGGAATACCTTTACGGCGGAATGGAACCTGTCGGGAGGAAATGGAGATACCGGAGTTGTGCTGTGTAAAAATGACGATGGTGATTATATAAGGATATTGTGGCTAAAGGACAGCAGCAGTGTAGTTGTTGAAAAGCACGAAAAAGGTGCCTTCAGAACCTTAGGCAGCTTTGAGCTGCCAAATGGATTCCGGCGGGATGCGCTCCACACTGTTAAAGTGCAGTACTGCCCGGAGCTGCTGGATGTGTATTTTGATGGCATGCACAAGCTGGAATATAAAAATCCGGGACCTGGGTCAGGACGCATTGGGTATGTTTATGAAGGATCACAGCCTTCCATAGGTTTCACCGGTTTTTCCGACGCATATAAAGGTTCGGGGGATTATAAAGCTGTTAAACCCATACCCGGCAGATTCGATGCGGTTCATCACCTGCCGGAAAGAAATAAGGGGAATGGAGGCAGCATCGCTAACGGCACCCTGGCTGGGGATATCAATACTTTAATCCTTGAAAAGAAAGGCGCATGGGCATCTTACCGGGTCAACGCCGAAAAGGACGGCACCTATGGCATAGCTCTGCAGGTAAGCAAGAGCACACAGGAGAATATTGAAGTGGAGGTGCTGGAGGACGGACAAAGCCTGGGTGTATTCAGCCTGAAAGAGCTCAGTGAGCTGCGGCGCAGCACTGGGGAATCAAAAGGCATTGACAGGGCAGAGAGGGAAGAAAAGGCGGAATCGGAGATAAAAACCGAAGCAGACTTTGTTAAAATCCCTCTGGGCACGATATCCCTGAAAGCTGGCATGCATCAACTGGCATTGCGGCTGGCCGGCGGTGAAAATCTCGAAATACTGTCGGTGGAAATCTATGGCGAGGATAGCAGCGCTTTGCCAGCAGAATATGATATGACAGGCTGGCACCGGGACATGAAAGTATATGGACATGGCAGCTTCAGTTTTGACGAAAAAGGCATGGGCAATCCTGACAGGGAGGATATGAAAATGACGGTAGGAAGCCGCACCTGGACCGATTACATAATAGACGTAGAAGTAACTCCCGGACGTTTCGGAATGGGAAGGTCGGGGCTTTTATTCAGGGCTTCCAATGAGTCTTATCATCCCCACCAGAATAACAATGCTCTGCAGGGTTACTTTGCAGGGATGGACAGTGACGGCATATTCCTTAAGCGTATGAATTATGAAGATACCAAGGAGATTGCAAAAGTGCCTTTCAAAGCAGCGGAAGGGGTTACATACTCCATGAGGGTAGAGGCACGAGGCAACAGCATAAAGGTCTATGTAAACGACATGGATAACCCGGTGATAGAATACTGCGACCCCAATCCATTCCTGTTTGGAAGGGTTGGAGTATGGTCCTTCAAGGATGTGGCAGTTTATAAAAACTTAAAAATTGCTCTTTTACAGGATAAGGGATAATGGAAATAAAATAATGAGTTTTTGATTAGGAAAACCGCCGTAAGGCGGTTTTTTTCTTTTTGCACTAAATTGTCAGAAATTTTTAAGAAAAAGGCCATCTTTTTCGTAAGTTATATGTTTTAGCATGGTAATGGGCGAAATGGGGTTTATTTTATGCTAAAATAGGAAAGAAGGTGGGGATATGTATGGACAAACCATGTATACTGGTTGTGGATGACGATAGAGAGATTGTAAAGGCAATATCCATCAATCTTGAGAATGAAGGTTACCGTGTTCTGAAAGCATATGACGGGTTGCAGGCTCTTGATATGTTGAGCAGCCAGAGTGTCCAGCTTATTTTGCTTGATGTCATGATGCCCAAACTGGATGGGCTTTCTGCCACAATGAAAATAAGGCAGGATAAGAATATTCCGATAATAATACTGTCGGCAAAGTCGGAGGACACTGACAAGGTGTTGGGACTTTCCATGGGGGCCGATGACTATGTAACAAAGCCGTTTAATCCCATGGAGCTCATGGCCAGGGTCAAATCACAGCTTCGCAGGTATATGACCCTCGGGGACATAAAT encodes the following:
- a CDS encoding family 43 glycosylhydrolase; translation: MKFIRCLRAIAVVLSIQMLLASLIGCDSGQSDNREVDERMAEKIPYEFKVAETYKNPMEIAGQHGVCQYTAGKEYGIGDPFVMRYNGKYYLYPSSCENKVKVFESTDLVNWEYKGYVTEGSDVYFAYAPEVVYYDGMFYMTTSPEGKGHYILKSESPLGPFKRITDNFGHVIDGSFWIDDDDRLLFIFPEASIIKAAEIDTKTMLPVAKRTHFNATLKGWTEGPGIFRRGEYHYLTYTGNHVLSRGYRVAYSYTKGNNPLGQYIMPEDNILYIRSEHDDEYTGLGHSSNVIGPDLDSIYAPYHNLVGLAGPQRRYCLDRLLTNGSVVYSTGPTSFDVPIPAMPEIYGWLDDPKDTAAEKHFVINDDGVTSKNEVQDVFTAEYNFRLDGSEKSPVDLKFGIKGASWWAVRVDTEKNTLSLLSVEDGNEKTIASEKIHVSHGYTRLCTVRVENTAAVSYIYFNSARKLTVKNAGITGGKIGASGKGVTFGYIGANSDALGSGDYDAVKNIPGKFAAMHYIKGENRGFNISKAALKPEGIRYGEKENSILNKDGSYSLVLDTPGDYVVYPVNVSNDGMYSVGAKLAPESSGAVYELIMDGDTEQTYRFTVPETEGVKTDNVSVNLGTLPLKAGFHTMTLRLLKGEMKINMFEFYSSAKEPWAYKSVFKINEDRKDWIFYGPWRMSSGKLTIGEGNSGFALIGETGMNDYVIEADVDIPRKGAGDSGLMFRVTNPSIMEHQVRESFIGYGISIGDGSITLSKYNYGKIGNSQIVSIKEIKGSDKVKLKVVVSNNIFRIYINDQEKPVLEYMDAQAWLHGKVGFYSFGKELTVNNLSVVSIDNEK
- a CDS encoding glycoside hydrolase family 2 protein, translating into MQVNNTAIPRPEHPRPDFERKHWMNLNGTWRFDFDDTDRGEKEKWHLDHDFEREITVPFCYQSKLSGIGDESHHEVLWYQREFTVPSDFDGKRIFLHFGAVDYFAKVWVDGVYLGSHTGGYLPFKFDITDYVKTDATTTHKVTVRVEDSRSCIQPRGKQNWKDEPFGCWYTPVSGIWQTVWLEAAGMVYAERVRITPNVDERSVFFETYLNSVPEEAKLQITISYQGEKVNQILTDVKERCIRTTINLLETDKVDAIHYWWPSNPCLYDVDITVYSGEAAIDQVSTYFGMRKVHCDNGWVYINNIPFYQKLILDQGYWPDSLLTPPSDEAIILDIEMTKKFGYNGARKHQKIEDPRYYYWADKMGLLVWGELPSSYDFCTEEMENIFDTMKGFIDRDYNHPCIITWVPLNESWGVRNIYADKKQQKFARGLYHLIKALDDSRLVSTNDGWEHVDTDIVSIHDYTAWGHELSPEYSDIDQAVKGAPNKYRNTFAKGFNYTGQPVLCTEYGGIAFEKDSGNGNWGYNGAVKDEEEFLKRFGDITRAFKAMPYMRGYCYTQLTDVFHEVNGLMDMNRKPKVDPGRVAEINK
- a CDS encoding family 43 glycosylhydrolase, producing MKHFKRAIGTAFILACSIIYLAVVPVGCTRTTAVYKPKENEWKVDSMIKNPIILPEKPGDGAADPFIMRYNGWYYLYTTGVVNIWRSKDLANWSYVGTANDAKPLSAAYAPEVYYWNGKFYMYTSPAGNGHYILEADEPTGPFIRVTENLGLSIDGSIFIDDDGSWHFTRADSRGIIGHEMSSPTEIDPKGVNLGAYMGHWTEGPMIIKRNGRYFMTYTGNHFQSRGYRVNYCVSEEGPFGPYNKPSDSPILINDMDISRSLGHSSFVYGPDLDSMYIAYHSYTVNISPRVLNIDRLSFNGSRMYVNGPTWFEMPVADMPSYALWPEDDPASQMDRTSLDNMESLLSKEETGNTFTAEWNLSGGNGDTGVVLCKNDDGDYIRILWLKDSSSVVVEKHEKGAFRTLGSFELPNGFRRDALHTVKVQYCPELLDVYFDGMHKLEYKNPGPGSGRIGYVYEGSQPSIGFTGFSDAYKGSGDYKAVKPIPGRFDAVHHLPERNKGNGGSIANGTLAGDINTLILEKKGAWASYRVNAEKDGTYGIALQVSKSTQENIEVEVLEDGQSLGVFSLKELSELRRSTGESKGIDRAEREEKAESEIKTEADFVKIPLGTISLKAGMHQLALRLAGGENLEILSVEIYGEDSSALPAEYDMTGWHRDMKVYGHGSFSFDEKGMGNPDREDMKMTVGSRTWTDYIIDVEVTPGRFGMGRSGLLFRASNESYHPHQNNNALQGYFAGMDSDGIFLKRMNYEDTKEIAKVPFKAAEGVTYSMRVEARGNSIKVYVNDMDNPVIEYCDPNPFLFGRVGVWSFKDVAVYKNLKIALLQDKG
- a CDS encoding carbohydrate ABC transporter permease, which codes for MSVRQITRINPKGFHRSQLKIYAYLLPLAIFMLLPILYILNHAFKPVNELFAFPPRFFVEHPTLENFRKLFQATQQSGIPIGRYVFNSIVVTVLVVFLTVLISTMAGFALSKLKFKGKNVLFEINTLALMFVPVAVMIPRYLTIDKLHIMDTYLAHILPLLSMPVGLFLIKQFIDQVPDELIEAAVVDGASIYKIYYKIIIPMIRPAIATVAILSFQSVWNNTETSTLFVTQESMRTLAFFMNSLSSNTNVVAGQGIAAAAGLIMFIPNIVLFIILQSNVMNTMAYSGMK
- a CDS encoding extracellular solute-binding protein, with protein sequence MTKKLIALLLVLVMTLSVMTACSKGDDGKSSTTPSSTPAADAPATSGDESSGDAGDAGKDAGGLPPMTTDNITLTYACWGLAEKGEIEVRDKQLAAFMEAYPNIKVEFVEIEQGSWDEALYNRAAAGTLPDVFWVFSVTNAVKNQWALDVTDMFDADPDTQEIYPGIREISKINGRRYHVPGIMFPHMIFLNKTLFDKYNVPLPSYDWTFEDFKKIAEEITHPEEYYFGTSNPIYYDLMDAWYNGTTRYGWDGQNYNLGQTWVDAWNLRLDWIDRKVVEWMSAEEKEQVLGDPSAWPPGKGRVAMHIDWPWTIAHFEDVVSPETGCEFLYYPLPQGPTGRQMAIVDNSVISATTQHPREAWELQKWTTWGVEACKNRFEGYKEAGAPLSRMPVITNKEVWQQIIDAAPNEALKAFYEHLTDIVPSPWPIAPGWGEFEAWMAEQDMWGKLERREVRPEDVVKELNDKLNEFKQQYIVSIDY
- a CDS encoding IS110 family transposase, producing the protein MNFRPMAGIDVGKFFSEMAILSPSNEVIARMKIRHDSSSDVERAVKLLKKTEKDFDSRPFVVMESTGHYHKILFHSLCKAGFEVSIINPIQTDSIKNIGIRKVKNDKVDARKIALLYRFQELKTTNIPDEDIECLRSLCRQYYKLSDELTAYKNRLTGIVDQLMLNFKDVFPNIFSKAALAVLEKYPTPVHILKANRNKLIALIQKNSRRSLKWSTAKYELLVSKAREFAPLSINNSSNIAMLGVYISMIKTLEENLEKVLKAIRSLIAEDMAKDIPMLALTLELLQSIPGIGLISAVTILAEIGDFSAFSKPGKLVAYFGIDPSVMQSGEFTGTQNKMSKRGSRLLRRVLFTIALANIRTKRDKTACNPVLMEYYKNKCQNKPKKVALGAVMRKLVNYIFAVLRDRKPYQLRSPQEHAKNLAAKHTAA